In Rosa rugosa chromosome 4, drRosRugo1.1, whole genome shotgun sequence, the genomic stretch CCCAAACCATAACCAACCTAAGTGAGAGAGAAAAGGGGAACTGGACCATATAGACCCAGTTCACCAAACTACTTTCCGCAGCCCAGAAAGGCAAGGGCCCAAAGCCCACTGCCCAAACCCTACATCCCCACCACCCAAATTGGCTGAGTAGGATTCTTTAGAGCAAATGCAGCAGTGGAGCAATTGGGTGACCAATTggatggaaagagagaaaagttGAATGCAGCGGGGGTTTATTGCCCGACTGATTAATGGGCCCCACCTGCCCGATTGATTGGATGACCAACAATCAGCAACTGAATTGCCCAACTGTTGGTGGCGGGCTCCACACCCACATGGGCCTGCTGCGAacggctttttttttttttttttactattctTTGTGCAACGGTCACTTAATTGTGGCTGTTGGATCATGTAATCCAATGGCTGCAATTAATTGACAACGGTAATAACCATTTTCCACCCTAAAAAATAATCCGAATGGTAAAAAAATaatcagaaattttttttcaaaaattctataaataacTAGTTCCTCACCTTAATTTCTCACACCAAAATTTCCAACAATTTTAcctctccatcttcttcctccatcaatcttctcttcatttctttcaattATCATCTAACAATGGGAGATTCAGGTACCAATTGGTCTACCGAGGAGCAAGTTCAATTGTCTGATTCATGGGCACGTAAGACTGTGTGCCCGATCACCGGAAAACAAATAACCACCTCCAAGTTATGGGAAAAGGTTCATGCTGATTATGTGCAATATTGGCAAGGTCCACCTACAAGCCGAACTCCTCAAGCTCTCCAATCTCAGTTTCGAACGTTGAaaaaaattctcaaagattgGCACAATGCACAAATGACCTCCCGTAATCGTATACATAGCGGCACCAATAAGATGGACGAGgtattgatttttattattattatttatgtttttaagttaaatttgtctcttacaaatatttgatTTCTATTGGTTGATTTTTATTGCTTCATTGTCATTGTTTAGATGAATCAAACTCAAGGGATCTTCATGAAAAAATATCCCAAGAAATTTGATAAATTTGAATGTTGGGAGAAAGTTAAGTACCACCCGTATTTTGTTGATCCACCATCTAATCCTCAACCACCGACATCATATTCGACAGCTACTGGCTCCGAAAATGAGTCTCCAATTGAGTTGGATGATGATATCGTTTCGGAGACACCATCAAGCTCCATGCCAAGACCAATGGGACAAAAGAGAGCCAAAGAAGCAAAGAACAAAGGAAAGAAGGCGCAAGATGCAACAAAAAGTATGGCTCTTGCTATTCAAGCCATGGCCGAATCAACCCAAGCTTCTGTTGAGCTAGTGAAGAAAAGAAACGAAGAAATGGCTGCTCACACAAAAAAGGTATTTGAATTTGAAGAGGCGAAAGAAGATGCAAGAATTATGGCCATGGATACTAATTCCATGACATCACAATCAAAGGCTTggtggaaaaagaagaagggtgATATCGTAGCAAAAACAATGTCTGATGGTGATAGTAGCGGTTGCTACATACCCCAATTCGACTAAATTTAAATGTTGTTTAGGAAatcaagttttattttttaatgtaATTTAAATTTCACTtatgtaattttaattttatgaaataaaatttttgtgctatgaataaattaaattataaaCATAACAATAACAATAGTAATACAAGTTTGTAACTGTAATGACAATATTCTATTGATGTCAAATCAAACTTTATTCTCAAAGATAGATAAACATGGGTtaaaattacaaagaaaaccaaacatATTAATAAAGCACACAAACATAGAATACATTATTTAAAATTACAAACCACCATTTATTCaaatctaattaataaattgTGGTGCTTCATACTCAGTTACCATCCATGTTCCAGTTGTGCATCACCAAATCATCTTGTAGGCATTTGTGGAGGTAGGCCGACTCTACCTGAAATTCACGATCCATGAATGAAGGAAGATTATGTCCATCTCTCCCCACTGGTTCGAAAGGAATAGCCTCTCCAGTATCAGGATACACAGACCGATCATAGACGGTTGCCATTGTTGGATTCATTAGATCAACTTCTTCAGGCTCCGCAAATTCTTCCTCAACAAACTCATCCTCCACAATCATGTTATGAAGAATGATACAACTTATCATGATGGCTCGAAGATCCTCCGGTTTAAACAACCTAGCACCATGACGCAGTATGACCCATCGAGATTGGAGGATACCAAAACACCTTTCCACATCTTTGCGGTAAGCCTCTTGTTTTTTGCAAAAGTGTTTCTCCTCTTCTGTTCTGGGATTCGATATTGTTTTGACAAAAGTTGACCACCTCGggtgtcacaccccgaattctgaatttaagtaattcatattcgaagcatgaacctcaaataccctgtttataatctcagaatttttttctcaaaatcaactgcacattacacctctcaataattacataaaccaaatcctcaagctacttattacagtacactctcaccaaaacaaattataaagctcaagagagcacaattctcctcacaaaacaaatgctataaatctaatactaatactctaaaccgcacgatcactgccctgattctcctgacctgtaggattacccgctacacattttgaatagtgcaccgggagttgcaacaacacaaaacccggtaagcttttgacagcccgtatgagtaaacaagaaagaactgttgatttattcaattatatttactataactcaagtaaacaatcaacacactcacaaggtaactccaaaaatcacagaaacatataagtatattctcgatgctttcttttaaaactccacatttgactgatcacaaccaacaaatattgcaacattaatatgtgaaataacattaaagcaaagcatgcttgattctcttttcactaacaccttcacatattagcaatatatcacagatagatatttgatcaggaTAATATAAGCACActtctctttttagtgaattttcggattaactggtaacaaatcacaaatccacgtactagggtaggtctactatacccaaaatacgggtaagccaggttgactggtaacaaatcataaatccacgtactagggtatgtctactatacccaaaataagggaaagccgcagcatactagggtccaacgtactatacccaagtatgtatacccaaggtcggctacttccttcctatgagtataatagtgcactatctgtagggactagggcccaggcttaacgtctcataacaccaaaacatatttaccagtaattcatttaagcacggggttgtaggaatcacccggcttcacaactgtacttctcagacataatcaaattcacaaaatacaatctttatgatttatagatcgtatatatgtatatgtacacccacataaagagacatattatttcaagataaatctttatttcttaaaataatttccacataatcacatttgggcatataaaatagctttcacaccacatgatcaacatttcattattcaacaattaaatgcgagattaatagcttgaataatatccaatccattctcaatcatttcatcacaccaatcacacatcaactaatatatatattccacgtaaatatatatatacgtaatcatccgctcagggatgaccactaataccaactatagttcaagcataaaaaccgtgaaattcatttgtacaataaaatcattttacttacctatggaccgtagttgatcaagtccatatgatttaaaacaaatatttattccacaaatattttcacacaattgcgataaaaataaagtaattaaatttattcggttcgtaatatgaaccacgtgaggtttactcacctctaattcccgctgcgtcttctaaaagccaaatatcgatccgaatcgtccaccaactcgattcgtcaatcacctaatcagatactatcttgacttagtaaatcaatcataaaccacacatatacggaaatccaacggtctgatcgaaattatacgatgatccaacggtcggatcctcacggatcgcctttaggatcatcctccaaaattatcacgaagatccaacggtcagatcttcctgactCGCCCTTCCtaatatctccataattttatatgaaaatccgacggtcagattctcacgaatcgccttccgaatcactatttcacaattatacgaagatccaaccgtcggatcttcgcccgtgacctcacgaagtcatcgggacagtcatacgatcaacatatctaaatttgaagcaaaaccgatggtctgatcttcgcagatcgtaaaccgtggataaaacgtaaaaaccgtaaatagtaacgtaaaaacgtaaatccactatttatcaactttttctaacatgaccatgttatatatcaaaacgttcgtatggatgcgtagatcatcgcctagataataaaaactcaaaatatggtccgacgcgccgccacaagcggaggtCAGACGTCGGTCAAcgtggcggtcaacgccggtcaaccacctccgatggcaaagtgaccaactacaaactggttcaaaatgaagagttgatcgtctttcatacctggagctaagtctggtttggcctagatcgtcctagatcaagctttgaagttggattaatccggagcgtctgatctgattccagatttaatcagagccgtcgaaaaagtcaaaccttgatcaagcgctctacacccaaaatcgtcatgcaaggcctatatggggatgatcaggaggaagaggacatcacgaaaatgggaaggatcggccgagggaACGCCGGAAAACTTGAAATCCAGCCGGGTCACCGATCGGTGGCTGGGGAGCTCCGATCTCCTTCTGGGGGCAGCGgtggtgcaaggggaggccaccaggcggctgggcgtggcacggcgagtccggagagggccgggtcgtggccggaggagggagatggggccgggtcgggtcgaccgggtcggctgcgtagggaggagagagaacggagagttccAGGCACCAaaatgcaattttgagaaactttcgtccttccgaaatacatcagattttccacctatttatagaaaaatcccaattttcaaatattcgtaacttattcatacgaactccgaatattgcgttccatatgtccacgaactcgtatcgacgagctctacaactttcatgaagtaagttttcccaaattttgaacgtatcaaaagtcaatttccacgagcccctaaataacgttcgatttcgaaaataaaatcgttcgaactaattccacaacttttccaagcttcgtactcgctcctactatcgtgaaatcatttctaaaaatccatggaatttaatttggatttttcggggtattacatcgGGTATATTCCATCAGCAAGGTAATAACCATTAGTGTACCTTTTGTTATTGACCTCAAACTCAACCAGAGGAGCAGTTCCACCTATGACACGCTCGAACACATTAGATGCACCAAGAACGTTGAGGTCATTTTGAGCTCCAGGGGTTCCAAAGAAGGCATGCCATATATGCGTATCGTAAGACGCCACTGCTTCAAGAATAATAGTTGGTCTACCCTTTCGACCCGAGAAAGCTCCAGCCCAGCCAGTTGGGCAATTCTTCCACTCCCAATGCATGCAATCGATGCTTCCAATCATGCCTGGAAACCCACGGCGTTGTCCTCTATTGAGAAGCCTATGTAAgtcagcaggatttggaggacGAAGGAACCACCCAGCGTAAAGAAACTCGACTTGTCTACATAACTTCTTCAGACATTTCAGCGCCGTAGAAGCTCCCATTCTAGTGATTTCATCACATTGATCAGCAGCTGCAACGTATGCAAGCATTCTCTAGGCACCTGTCATTTTTTGTTCAGGAACCAATCCCATTTTTCCAGTGGCATCTGATTTTTGCCCCCAAAAACAATCGAGGTTGCAAAGATCCGTCATTATGCATTGGAAGACATGTGTTTGCATTCTGTACCTCCTTCGAAAGCCTGCTTCGTCGTACACTGGACGTTCGACAAAATAATCCTCAGGGGAAAATGACCTCGGACTTCTCTATGTCTTTCGACATTTGGGGCACGGCCAGATCTTGAACCacgcactactagaattatggcccCAGAAATCGGCCAAAAACAtatgagaaacaaaaacccgatcgatgtctttgtgggtgatgagaaagatccggaaaatgcagacatcggtttttagccgatgtctagtattcgtgtagacatcggttcctaattataaatcgatgtaaataggtttaaatgataacaaacttaCATGTTTTACTATTGTTAAACCCACATTTTACTATGTAAGAAGCCAACCCATCTCACCTCGAGAAATGTGACCGCCTCCTTCACTGTCAGGGTTACCATTTCCGGTAAGACTGCAA encodes the following:
- the LOC133742213 gene encoding uncharacterized protein LOC133742213, giving the protein MGDSGTNWSTEEQVQLSDSWARKTVCPITGKQITTSKLWEKVHADYVQYWQGPPTSRTPQALQSQFRTLKKILKDWHNAQMTSRNRIHSGTNKMDEMNQTQGIFMKKYPKKFDKFECWEKVKYHPYFVDPPSNPQPPTSYSTATGSENESPIELDDDIVSETPSSSMPRPMGQKRAKEAKNKGKKAQDATKSMALAIQAMAESTQASVELVKKRNEEMAAHTKKVFEFEEAKEDARIMAMDTNSMTSQSKAWWKKKKGDIVAKTMSDGDSSGCYIPQFD
- the LOC133744268 gene encoding uncharacterized protein LOC133744268 gives rise to the protein MLAYVAAADQCDEITRMGASTALKCLKKLCRQVEFLYAGWFLRPPNPADLHRLLNRGQRRGFPGMIGSIDCMHWEWKNCPTGWAGAFSGRKGRPTIILEAVASYDTHIWHAFFGTPGAQNDLNVLGASNVFERVIGGTAPLVEFEVNNKRYTNGYYLADGIYPMWSTFVKTISNPRTEEEKHFCKKQEAYRKDVERCFGILQSRWVILRHGARLFKPEDLRAIMISCIILHNMIVEDEFVEEEFAEPEEVDLMNPTMATVYDRSVYPDTGEAIPFEPVGRDGHNLPSFMDREFQVESAYLHKCLQDDLVMHNWNMDGN